The genomic window GACTCGTGAGGGGCACCCTCACCGTGCTCTGACGCGGTGAGGGTGCCCCTCACGGGTAGCCGCGGCCAGGCGTGGGGAGCCGAGACGGCGGTCTGGTAGGAACGGGTGATGGTTGCCGCTGCGGGGTCTCGTCGGCGGTTGGGCGACTGCCCCGGGTACTGGCGGGCGTGGACGGCGTGGACCGTCTCCGAGTTCGGCACGTATGTCACCACGCTCGCGATCCAGGTCCTCGTGGTGCTCACGCTGCACGGTGGTGCCGCCGAGGTGGGGCTGGTCAACGCCGCGCGGTGGGTGCCGTATCTCGTGTTCGGGGTGGTCGCCGGCGTGCTGATCGACCGCGTACGCAGGCGGCCGGTGCTCGTGGTCAGCGATCTCGGGCGCGGGGCGCTGCTGCTCGCGGTGCCGGTGCTCGCGTTCGTGCATCGGCTGGAGCTGGTCTGGCTGCTGGTGGTGATGGCGGTCTTCGGGGCGATGTCGCTGCTGGGCGACGCGGCGGCGCAGGCGTTCGTGCCCCGGTTGGTGCCACCGAGTCTGCTGACGTCGGCGCACGCGCGGCTGGATCAGAGTGCGGCCGTCGCGCAGACGTCCGGTCCTGCCCTGGCCGGTGGTCTTGTCTCGCTGGTGGGCGCGCCCCTGGCGGTGCTGGTCGACGCGGTGAGCTATCTGGTCTCCGGTCTGCTCCTGTGGCGGGTACGCGTGGAGGAGTCGGCGCCGCGTCGGGTGTCGCTGCGCGGCGTTCCCGGCGAGGCGGTGGAAGGGCTTGCCTGGGTGTACCGGCACGCAACGCTTCGGCCGTGTGGGGAACGGGATGCCGAGACCGCGCGACTCCTCCTCGTTCCAGCCCGCGCCGATGCCGAGCCACGCACGACCGCGGGAGAGGACGTCGAGCGTCGTCACGGCCTTCAGCAGGACGCCGGGATGGCGGTAGTGGACGCCGGTCACGAGCGTGCCGAGCTCCAGCCGCTCGGTGCGCGCCGCGGCCCAGGCCAGGGTCGCGTAGGCCTCGAGCATCGGCTGCTCGGGCGGACCGAACACCGGGATCTGGAAGAAGTGGTCCATGGGCCACAGGCTGTGGATGCCGGCGTCCTCAGCGCCGGCGACGACGCGCTCCATCAGCGGGGCGATGCCCGGGGAGCCGTCACTGGTGGTGAACTCGCATACGTGCAGGCCGATCTGCATGCTTCTCCTGTGCTACTGGGTGATCGTGTGGCACGCAGCTTAGCCGGCTAAGTCGCCGACTGTGAGCCGGCGGAGCAGATCGGCGAGCTCGGTCCGCTGGACGTCGCTCAGGCCGCGCGTGACCGCCCGGTCGGCCTGGCGCCACGCGCGCTCGACCGGCCGGCGCAGCGCCCGGCCCTCGTCGGTGAGGAACACCCGCCGCTGGCGGCGGCCGGGCTCGCGCCTGACGAACCCCGTTCGTTCGAGCCGCTGGACGGCCTTGGTGACGGTCGGCGCCTCGACGCCGAGCCGCGCCACCAGCTCCGCCTGGGTGAGGCCGTCCTCGCGCCACAGCTGGGACAGCAGGAACTCCTGACCAGGGTGCAGCCCGTGCTCGGTCAGCACCGGACCGATCACCGGGCGGGTGCGCTTCATGAGCTTGAGCACGTGGTAGCTGAGCGTGTCCTCGATCACGCAGGTGACGTTACCGCCGCCCGGGGTCGAGCACGGCAGGGAAGCGCGCCGGCCGGGGCTGTGACCGCTCGGCGCGTCCCGTCCGGCCCGCCGCGTAGACTCCGAGCGTGGCTGGGCGGATACGGGACGAGGACATCGCGGTCGTACGTGAGCGCTCTCCCATCGACGAGGTCATTCGCGAGCATGTCGCCCTGCGGGGTGCGGGCAGCGGGTCGCTGAAGGGCGTGTGTCCCTTCCACGACGAGAAGACCCCGTCGTTCCACGTCAGCCCGGCACGCGGCGTCTTCTTCTGCTTCGGCTGCCAAGAGGGCGGCGACGTCATCACGTTCATCCGCAAGATCGAGCATCTCGAGTTCGCGGAGGCGGTGGAGCGTCTCGCCAGGCGCGCGGGGATCGAGCTGCGGTACGAGCAGGGCGGCGCGGCGCCGAACCGCGACCACGGCCGCCGCACGAGGCTCGTGGAGGCGCACGCGGCGGCGGCGGAGTTCTACGCCGAGCAGATGGCCGGCGCCGAGGCCGCGCCGGCGCGCGCGTTCCTGTCCGACCGGGGCTTCGAGAAGGACGCGGCCGAGCGGTTCGGCGTCGGCTATGCGCCCCGCTCGTGGGACGCGCTCGTCGCCCACCTGCGCGGCCGAAAGTTCACCGACGACGAGCTCGTCACCGGCGGCCTCGCCAGGCACGGGCAGCGCGGGCTCATCGACCGTTTCGTCGGACGCCTGCTGTGGCCGGTCCGCGACATGGCCGGCGACGTCGTCGGGTTCGGCGCGCGCCGCATCCACGACGACGACCGGATCGAGGCGAAGTACCTCAACACGCCCGAGACGCCGATCTACAAGAAGTCGCAGCTGCTGTACGGCGTCGACCTCGCCAAGCGCGACATCGCCAAGGAGCAGCGCGCCGTCCTCGTCGAGGGCTACACCGACGTCATGGCGTGCCACCTGTCCGGGGTGCCGACGGCGGTGGCGACCTGCGGCACGTCGTTCGGCGGCGACCACATCAAGGTGCTCCGCCGGCTGCTGATGGACTCCGACGCCTACCGCGGCGAGGTGATCTTCACCTTCGACGGCGACGAGGCGGGACGCAAGGCCGCGCTGCGCGCGTTCGAGCTCGACGAGCAGTTCACCACGCAGACCTTCGTGGCCGTTCAGCAGGACGGCCTCGACCCGTGCGACCTGCGGCTCAAGCAGGGCGACGCGGCGGTGCGCGATCTGGTCGCGCGGCGCGTGCCGCTGTTCGAGTTCGCGATCCGCAGCGTCGTCGACAGGCACGACCTGGCGACCGACGAGGGGCGCCTGCACGCGCTCGACGAGGCGGCGCCGATCGTCGCCCGCATCCGCGACACGGGACTGCGGCAGCGCTACGCGATCAACCTCGACCGGTGGCTCGGCCTGCTCGACGAGAAGTTCGTGCTCAACCGCGTCATCGAGGCGGCCGGGCGGCCCCGCGGCGGCCGGCAGCAGCGTCCGTCCGGCGAGCAGCCCACCGGTGACCACCGGGGCGACGGCCTGCCGGACCCGCACGACCCCGCACTCCACGTCCAGCGGCAGGCGTTGCGGCTCGCCGTCCAGCGTCCCGCGCTCGCCGGTCCGGTGTTCGACGAGATGCCGCACGCGGGCTTCACCCATCCGGTCTACCTCGCGGTACGCGAGGCCATCGCGCTCGTGGGCGGGGTCGCCTCGACCACGGGGGGCAGCGAGTGGGTGCAGCGACTGACCGAGGCCGCCACCGACGGCCGGGCCACGACCCTCGTGGCGCAGCTCGCCGTCGAGCCGCTGGAGACCGGCCGCGACGAGCCCGACGACAGGTACGTCCGCGCCGTCCTCACCCGGCTGGAGGAGATCGCGGTGACGCGTGAGGTCACCGCCGTGAAGGGAACGCTGCAACGGATCAACCCGGTCGAACGGCCGGAGGAGTACAACCGGATGTTCGGCGAGCTCGTCGGCCTCGAACGCCGGCGGGCGGCGCTGCGCGACACACTGAGCGGACTGTGACGCTAGGAGCACCTATGGTGAGTTTCGTGCGAACTCCGTCCACGCGCAGGCCGGCGCCTTGTCAGACTTAGTGTCGTGAGTCAAAGCACGGTGGGCCGCGTCCTCACCGATCGTCCGTCCGGCGCGGACGGCGACGGTGGGACGGACACGAACGGCACCGCCCCGACCGGGGCCGAGCCGGAGCTCGCCGACACCCTCGACGCCGAGCCCAGCGCCGAGGATCTCGCCGAGGCGGCGGGTCTCGAGGCCGACGCCGACGTCGAGGCAGAGGCAGAGGTCGAGGTCGAGGGCGAGCAACCCGCCGCCGGGGCCGAGGCCGCCGACGACGACGAGGACCACCGGCCGCAGTCCACGGCCATCGGCGTCAGCGCCGACCCCGTCCGCATGTACCTCAAGGAGATCGGCCGGGTCCGCCTGCTCACCGCCGCACAGGAGGTCGACCTCGCCACCAGGATCGAGGTCGGCCTGTTCGCCGAGTACAAGATGGCGACGCTCGACGGCCTCACCGCGACCCAGCGCCGCGACTTCGAGTCGCTCACCGCCGACGGCCTGGTGGCCAAGAACCACCTGATGGAGGCCAACCTCCGCCTCGTGGTGTCGATCGCCAAGCGCTACGTCGGGCGCGGTCTGCTGTTCCTCGACCTCATCCAGGAGGGCAACCTCGGCCTCGTCCGCGCGGTCGAGAAGTTCGACTACGTCCGCGGCTTCAAGTTCTCGACCTACGCCACCTGGTGGATCAGGCAGGCCATCACGCGCGCCGTCGCCGACCAGGCCCGCACCATCCGCATCCCGGTGCACATGGTCGAGGTCATCAACAAGCTCGAGCGAGTCCAGCGCCAGCTCGTGCAGGACCTCGGGCGCGACCCGCTGCCCGAGGAGGTCGCCGGGCAGATGGGCCTCACCGTCGACCGGGTCGTCGAGCTGCGCCGGATGGCGCAGGACCCCCTCTCCCTGCACACCCCGATCGGCGACGAGGACGACTCCGCGCTCGGCGACTTCATCGAGGACACCGACGCCGTGGTCCCCGCCGAGGCGGCGGCGTTCATGCTGCTCCAGGACCAGCTCGAGACCCTGCTGCAGGGGCTCAGCGAACGTGAGGCCGCGGTGATCAGGCTCCGCTACGGCCTGACCGACGGCCACACG from Streptosporangiales bacterium includes these protein-coding regions:
- a CDS encoding MFS transporter; the encoded protein is MVAAAGSRRRLGDCPGYWRAWTAWTVSEFGTYVTTLAIQVLVVLTLHGGAAEVGLVNAARWVPYLVFGVVAGVLIDRVRRRPVLVVSDLGRGALLLAVPVLAFVHRLELVWLLVVMAVFGAMSLLGDAAAQAFVPRLVPPSLLTSAHARLDQSAAVAQTSGPALAGGLVSLVGAPLAVLVDAVSYLVSGLLLWRVRVEESAPRRVSLRGVPGEAVEGLAWVYRHATLRPCGERDAETARLLLVPARADAEPRTTAGEDVERRHGLQQDAGMAVVDAGHERAELQPLGARRGPGQGRVGLEHRLLGRTEHRDLEEVVHGPQAVDAGVLSAGDDALHQRGDARGAVTGGELAYVQADLHASPVLLGDRVARSLAG
- a CDS encoding MarR family transcriptional regulator, which produces MIEDTLSYHVLKLMKRTRPVIGPVLTEHGLHPGQEFLLSQLWREDGLTQAELVARLGVEAPTVTKAVQRLERTGFVRREPGRRQRRVFLTDEGRALRRPVERAWRQADRAVTRGLSDVQRTELADLLRRLTVGDLAG
- a CDS encoding DNA primase; amino-acid sequence: MAGRIRDEDIAVVRERSPIDEVIREHVALRGAGSGSLKGVCPFHDEKTPSFHVSPARGVFFCFGCQEGGDVITFIRKIEHLEFAEAVERLARRAGIELRYEQGGAAPNRDHGRRTRLVEAHAAAAEFYAEQMAGAEAAPARAFLSDRGFEKDAAERFGVGYAPRSWDALVAHLRGRKFTDDELVTGGLARHGQRGLIDRFVGRLLWPVRDMAGDVVGFGARRIHDDDRIEAKYLNTPETPIYKKSQLLYGVDLAKRDIAKEQRAVLVEGYTDVMACHLSGVPTAVATCGTSFGGDHIKVLRRLLMDSDAYRGEVIFTFDGDEAGRKAALRAFELDEQFTTQTFVAVQQDGLDPCDLRLKQGDAAVRDLVARRVPLFEFAIRSVVDRHDLATDEGRLHALDEAAPIVARIRDTGLRQRYAINLDRWLGLLDEKFVLNRVIEAAGRPRGGRQQRPSGEQPTGDHRGDGLPDPHDPALHVQRQALRLAVQRPALAGPVFDEMPHAGFTHPVYLAVREAIALVGGVASTTGGSEWVQRLTEAATDGRATTLVAQLAVEPLETGRDEPDDRYVRAVLTRLEEIAVTREVTAVKGTLQRINPVERPEEYNRMFGELVGLERRRAALRDTLSGL
- the rpoD gene encoding RNA polymerase sigma factor RpoD, with amino-acid sequence MYLKEIGRVRLLTAAQEVDLATRIEVGLFAEYKMATLDGLTATQRRDFESLTADGLVAKNHLMEANLRLVVSIAKRYVGRGLLFLDLIQEGNLGLVRAVEKFDYVRGFKFSTYATWWIRQAITRAVADQARTIRIPVHMVEVINKLERVQRQLVQDLGRDPLPEEVAGQMGLTVDRVVELRRMAQDPLSLHTPIGDEDDSALGDFIEDTDAVVPAEAAAFMLLQDQLETLLQGLSEREAAVIRLRYGLTDGHTHTLEEVGRAFGVTRERIRQIESKSLAKLRHPSRADQLRDYLA